GTCATCGTGATGGTCATGGTCATGGTCATGAGCATCAGATTCAGGATTAAAATATTTATCGGATTCAAATAATCCCACACTCAGAATTAAAGGAAGAGGAACTTGAGAATTATGAGTGCGTAAAATTCGGGCATCTTTTTTCATATCCCGAATTCTAATTTCTAATAAATCGACATCGGCTTCATCCACCAGATCGGTTTTATTCAAAACAATAATATCCCCATAGACAATCTGGCTGTTAGCCGCTTGGCTATTAAATAAATCTAAACTAAAATTAGCACAATCTACCAATGTTACAATGGAATCTAAACGGGTCATATCCCGTAATTCGGTGCTTAAAAATGTTAGAGCAACGGGAAGCGGATCAGCAAGTCCAGTGGTTTCTACCACCATATAATCCACTTTTTCAGACCGTTCTAAAACCTTATAAACCGCATTCACTAAATCTTCGTTAATGGTACAACAAACGCAACCATTACTTAACTCAACCATTGTATTATCTTCATCGGTATTGATAATCAATTCATTATCAATCCCAATTTCACCAAACTCATTCACCAGGACGGCGGTTTTGATTCCCTGCTGATTCGATAAAATATGATTCAGCAGGGTGGTTTTCCCACTGCCTAAGAACCCTGTAATAATGGTGACAGGCATCCCTCGCTTTGGATCATCCATTGTTAATTCTGTGTTAGGTGTTACGGCTGATTGCATAGAGGTACTACCAAAAACGTCAAGAATTTAAACTGGTAATTGTTAGTGTATCGTATTCTTCCCAGAATGACTAGATAAAGTCCGTTTAAACAAAAACAGTCAGAACATCTCAATCTTAAAACTGAGAAGGAATTTCTCGGTTAAAAATCATCTGTTTGGGGATTAATTTTAAAATTAAAGGTTGTGGAATAAAACCTTTAATAACTGCTCAACAATTATTTTCCAGGTGAAGTTCTGCTCGACAAAATTTGGCCCAATTTTTTGTAAAGTTTGATAAAAATTTTCTTGTTCAATCACCTTTTCCATTAAGGCAAATAAATGTTCTTGATCCGGTTCTAAAAAGAATCGAATTTCACCGCTTGGTAAGGTAATTTGATCAAAGGTACTTTTGATTTTATACACTAATGTTTCATTGGTAAAATCATCCGTTGGCCCCCCATCGGTACAGATGACTGGAACGCCACAGGCGATCGCTTCTAATACTGGAAGATTAAACCCTTCGGCGGAATAGGGAGACACATAAGCATCAGCAGCTTGATATAATTGCGCCATTTCTAGGGAGGATAAATTGTTACCAATGTAGCGCATTCGAGTAGAAACTCGTTGTATTTCTTCATCATTTAAGCTGTCTTTTGTGGCTTGTTTGAGATGATCTTTCGAGGGAAAAATGGCATCTCTACCTTTTAAAACTAATCGAGCGTCTGGGTATTTTTCAGTAATTCGAGCAAAGGCTTTTAAAATTCGATCAATCCCTTGACGTTCATTCCACATCACTCCAATATTTAAGAAAATAAAACTATCATTCCATCCCAATTGTTGGCGAAGTTCCTGTCGTTTTTCTTCGGGTAAAGGATGATAGATTTGGGTATCCACTCCTAACGGAATTACCACCACTCGTTCAGGAACCGCACCACTGCGAATAAATCCTTCTCGTGACCAATGGGAAGAGGTAATAATTAAGGTATCCCAATGGCGATGAGCTTCTCTAAAACAGTCAATTTTCATCCCCTTTAAAATAGAACGGGGGACAATTCCCCATTCTGTACAACCAAAAATAGCGGTTCTTTTACTCGGAGAAGCTGTTAAATTAAACGGACAATAAACCCGGAGAGTAACATCTGCCTTTTGGTCAGTTTCAGGAACAGGAATTCGATCTAAAATATCCTCAGCTTCCCGACTTAATAACTGTTTGCTTGGCTTCCATTCAGAGGTAACATAAGGGATATCTTTATGAAAAACTTTTAAAGCCGGATATTTCACCATTTCTAACAGTTGGTAACTGTTAATAAAGGAATAGGAATGGGGAAGATCTCGCCATCCCTCCACAATAATACTGTGAGGAGACGATAAAGAAACGGGAAGATTACGAGGGGGAGTCGCCCAGGCTATGGGGGTTTCTTGTTGAGCAATTTCCAACAGTTGATCAACGGTATGTTTCCAGGTATAACGTTCTGCTATCCATTGAGGAGCGATTTTTTTAGCTTGTTCTCGCCCTTCGGAATCATCTATAATTTTTTGCATTAATTCTGCCAGATGTTCCCAACTGGGATGGAGGAAAAACCGACTTTGATTGTGAATAATTTGAGTTTTAAAAGAACTTTTAATTTTCCA
The Planktothrix sp. FACHB-1365 DNA segment above includes these coding regions:
- a CDS encoding GTP-binding protein — encoded protein: MQSAVTPNTELTMDDPKRGMPVTIITGFLGSGKTTLLNHILSNQQGIKTAVLVNEFGEIGIDNELIINTDEDNTMVELSNGCVCCTINEDLVNAVYKVLERSEKVDYMVVETTGLADPLPVALTFLSTELRDMTRLDSIVTLVDCANFSLDLFNSQAANSQIVYGDIIVLNKTDLVDEADVDLLEIRIRDMKKDARILRTHNSQVPLPLILSVGLFESDKYFNPESDAHDHDHDHHDDPADHVCDEHCDHDHDHEHHHHHHHDHDHKHHHHHHSNHLENDGFTSLSFQSDQPLSLRKFQYFLDNQLPGSVFRAKGILWFDESPKRHIFHLSGKRFSIDDDEWKGEPKTQLVLIGQGLDHETLQTQLNNCLCLPSTNRGKGFGK
- a CDS encoding glycosyltransferase; the protein is MRIHVEGWRFMPHSYSITNQFQLLEMLKRSPLQLTHEEIPPLKPQWQPCTGLFNLELETYLQQITSAINPVADVTLRIHQPFNFKSSLSRKTLVYATAPWGILIDSSAPLKPLFHLKNQIFNPDITIITPSQWSREGFIRSGLNPQQVKVVPWGVDPSIYYPLNQTERTALRQQWGWDDYFIFLHIGSLQDQDGIKPILKAFSQIVEDYPQARLVLKGSNLFHDSDHWLNSAFKTVLTEEQVTKIYPKIAYLDQPLSCTALAQLYQVSDAYLATDVATAFNLSVLEAAASGLPILCSSGGATEDITDEQFTWKIKSSFKTQIIHNQSRFFLHPSWEHLAELMQKIIDDSEGREQAKKIAPQWIAERYTWKHTVDQLLEIAQQETPIAWATPPRNLPVSLSSPHSIIVEGWRDLPHSYSFINSYQLLEMVKYPALKVFHKDIPYVTSEWKPSKQLLSREAEDILDRIPVPETDQKADVTLRVYCPFNLTASPSKRTAIFGCTEWGIVPRSILKGMKIDCFREAHRHWDTLIITSSHWSREGFIRSGAVPERVVVIPLGVDTQIYHPLPEEKRQELRQQLGWNDSFIFLNIGVMWNERQGIDRILKAFARITEKYPDARLVLKGRDAIFPSKDHLKQATKDSLNDEEIQRVSTRMRYIGNNLSSLEMAQLYQAADAYVSPYSAEGFNLPVLEAIACGVPVICTDGGPTDDFTNETLVYKIKSTFDQITLPSGEIRFFLEPDQEHLFALMEKVIEQENFYQTLQKIGPNFVEQNFTWKIIVEQLLKVLFHNL